GGTGCGCCTCGATGCCGTGCCACGGGCTGAAGGCGAGGCCGTCGTCGAGGGCGCGGACCTTCTCGTCGCTCCAGCTCGCCTGCGGCGCGGCCGTGATCCGGGCGACCGGGAGGTAGGGGCTCGCCTCCTCGGGCCAGGGCTTCGAGGCGTCCTCGACCGGCATCGCCTCGCGGTCGGTGAGGAGCTGGACGCGCAGCTCCCACACGGCCTCATGCGCGGTGAAGAACTCCGAGACCGCCTCGCGCAGGCCGTTCGGGCGGCCGTCGACGTCGAGCGGGGCATTGGTGAGGGCGGTGAGCGCCGGCGAGACCGGGGCGACCGCGACCTTCGCGACGTAGTCGCCCCAGCGCAAGGGGACCTGGCTGTAGAAGGTCTCGCCGAGGATGTGCGTCTCCGGGTGGCCGCCGAGGCCGATCAGCGTCGGGCTCTTGCCGCCTACCGCCTCGACCGCGCTCTCGAGCCCGCGCAGGGCGGCGGAGAAGACCTTCTTGAACACCTGCGGCGTGTCGGTGGTGGCGGCCAGCAGCTTCAGGCTCCTGAGGAAGGCCCTGGCGTCGGGCGCCGTGAAGGTGGGGGCGTTCGCCATGACGAAGTCCTGGCTGTCCCCCCCGGCGCCGGGCAGCCGCTCGCCCTCGACGCCGATCACCTTGAGGGCGAGGCCGCGCGGGGTCGAGACGCTGTCGTCGAGGATGTCGCCCGGGTTGGTCGAGAGCCGCAGCACCACGTCGTAGGTGCCGGGCCGGGCAAACGCCCCTTGCGCCAGCGGCGGCGACAAGTCCGGCAGCACGGTCAGCCGCCCGGTCAGGAGGCCGTGGCTCTTGGCGTGGACGCCGCGCACCGCGTGGCCGTAATCCGCGAGCGTCGTCTCCTGGATCCTGCGGAAGACGCGGATCATCTCCGCGTGCACCTCCTCCTCGTCGGGCTGCACGGTCTCGAGGGACGGATCGAAGCGGATCGGCGACGGCATCGGGGCGGGTCTCGCTGTCTCGGGGACGACGCCGGATGCGCCGCTGCGTCACCGGCAACGACCCGGCCCCGCCCGCGTTCCCGCACGATCGTCTCGCGCACGATGGATCGCGCGCCGCCCTCGGCCCCGCGCGTCCACACGTCGAACTCCACCCGCGGCAAGGATGGGGGCCGGAGAACCGATTTTTCCGCCTCGCGTTGGTTCCCTGCCTTGGAGAAGCATTCTTCTACGTATCAAGCCTGTTGCAGCAAAGATCGTCTCTCCGACCGGGGCTCTTTGGGAGCCGCGTTCATTGACGGCCGGGCCCGCCGCGGCTTGAATGTGACCGAGAGTCGGCATCGCTCCTCCGAGACAGGAACCGCCCGTCGACGATCCCGCGGGCGCCGCACGCCCCTCCCCGAGGAGCCCTGTCCATGCCCGCCGCCAAGACCCGCGCCCTCGCCAGAACCCGCGCCCTCGCTGATACCCGCGCCCTGATCGACCGCGGC
The sequence above is drawn from the Methylobacterium terrae genome and encodes:
- a CDS encoding catalase family protein, whose amino-acid sequence is MPSPIRFDPSLETVQPDEEEVHAEMIRVFRRIQETTLADYGHAVRGVHAKSHGLLTGRLTVLPDLSPPLAQGAFARPGTYDVVLRLSTNPGDILDDSVSTPRGLALKVIGVEGERLPGAGGDSQDFVMANAPTFTAPDARAFLRSLKLLAATTDTPQVFKKVFSAALRGLESAVEAVGGKSPTLIGLGGHPETHILGETFYSQVPLRWGDYVAKVAVAPVSPALTALTNAPLDVDGRPNGLREAVSEFFTAHEAVWELRVQLLTDREAMPVEDASKPWPEEASPYLPVARITAAPQASWSDEKVRALDDGLAFSPWHGIEAHRPLGSVMRARRAVYPRSAGFRAEHNGCPIHEPTRHLPTRHSPTGA